The nucleotide window TCTTTTTAGATAATACATGAATTAAACCACGTGATgccatgcaatcactaccttaattttggaaatatttttaaaaatgtattcacaTCTATCTCACCGAAACAAAGCCATTAAGTCCATAGAAAAGAATTTGTACTTTGATATTCGTATCTAAACAAACCGAGGTCTTGCGTGACCTGTGTTCATTAAGTCGGGGTTTAACCTCTCTAAAATCTTACAAGAACCTACGGTTTGGACACGCACTTCCTTTCATTAAGCCCCCTTTGTCTAATGTTCCAAACTAAGAATGAATATCTCGTCAAAGTTCGTGGATTCTACGTCTAttttatctaattttcatttCACAATGCCAATTGCGTTTTAACTAAACCCTTGAATCATACAGTTTTGCTATACTTAATAGAGATGTAACAGAAGGAGAAATACATTCATATAAACAATAAAGGGATCCTCACGTTGAACTGGATTTTGATCGAAATGAACCGATTTACAGCTTTCTAATCAAGGCCAAAGGTGGTTCAGGTTCCTGTACACGATTATCAATCtgtatttttcaaattgtataCATGTTGTCGTTGATataatcttatttgcaaatacagtTTTGTTTAGGTTGAAtactatctgacgtgtttcacgcCGAATGTTAGACCATTCTGTACTTACTAGTACAGATCTTGACTATAGAAAATTCAGTttacggtgggtgtgatcggtcagcaaaggatgcttacttctcctgggAACCTGATCCTACCTGCTGTGTTTCAAATGGTCCGTATTTACGCTAATCCAATTCTGAATTCgtcataggatttatgagatggatcactttCCGCCACCTTCACTTTTTATGTGACAATGTTGGAGATACAACCCTCCTAGTTCTGAGCAGTGGATTAACCTTCCATACATGTACCTCGATCATTAGAGCACTGCACTGATGAGTGAGAGGTTCCAGGTCCGATCCTCCACAGAGACAACACAGTATGTGTCTTAGATTAAGGACAGCAATTGTAATATCACGGAGTTGAGCAACAGATcgcacacatgtatatatctatcatAAAAGCACACTTTGAATGAAAAGTAGTAGTTGAGATAAAAGACAGGGCATTCttgtattttaatgaaatacatttaaatttagtacatatagaatttcTACTAAAGAAATGATACAGTATTGCGTCAGAGCGATTTATCtttacatttatgtagcaatattccatcatcacctgcatatggtgtttttataTCTCAACGTATTCGATACGccagagcttgttctgcgtatagtcaattCTTAAATGgaggcaaactactgacaaacaagatgatgccacaggggtttcaacagtctcgattgaagtcagcatttcgcaaattctatggtcgttataatgatctagttcgtcaacctatcattgggtcaaatgctatctgacgcttttcataccgagtgttaggccgttcttcgcacactgaATTTcaatacggataactccgtttacctgatcagattatagggctcacggcgggtgtgaccggtcaacaggggatgcttactcctcttaagcacctcatcccacctctggtgtgtccataggttcgtgtttgcccaactatctactttgtattacttataggagttatgagattgatcactgttcgtcttcacctttcatctattgATTTATTACTGATACGTATACATGACACCGATATCTATACCTGTTATCACTTTTCCCTGATCTAGAATGTCTCCCACTCGCTTTGCTCCTATGTGATTCCAATATAGAATGTTTTGCTACAAAGAATTGGATTCAAAATTCTTAATGCAATTTGATTAACAacaaacatgtaaaataatctgatttttgttgttgttggaaATTTGGTTTTGATCCTCAGGTCCAAAGTTTGGAAATGCAACTCCAGTAAATAATCAATGTTCCTTCATTCTCTGTGTACGtctgattgaatattgttgccGTCCCATTTTAAGAGAACTGTTCATTCATATAGAGACCTCACAAGTTCTAAGTGAGGTGTCACATATTCACTGAATTACTGCAACATATATACCTGTTCAGTATTAgctttatcatttgttttggatacaacatattttattgaaatacaaTTCGACATTGAACACAATAGAACGTTCTCAAAACGTTAGATTGTCCCCTGTTCATGTTAAAACCGTTACATTAGTATTGGAAAATATTATCTATCATAGCTATATGAGATTAATGAACTTTAATTAAATATCGATCTCAGATTGTTTCATCGCCAGATCTAAAGACGTACGACTGTTATTGGGACAACGTTCAGTTTCATGAACAGTTGTGTATCTCTACCAGCAAACCGATCTCCATGGAACGTGTGAGTTACGGTCTTGTAATGCTTCTGTTGTCTCAATACGTACACTGTCAAATGACAGGTAACTACTTGTTGTCCTCCTTAAGCGGGGGCATCAGTAATCACTCTAAGATGTTTGAGGACTCGGTATTCGGATTCTCGTACATAGAGACGCTGAGTAAATGTTTATTTGTGTACTTCCGCTATCAGAATGTGTATGTTTTGCTGGGAGCCGAGATATGCAAAACTGGCTCTCCATCGGGTTATCAATGTCGGCTTCTAATGAACTACAAGAAACAGGGCTATGTGGCTACTGATCCCAGCAACCAAGACTGTCAGTTTCTGGAAATGGTAAGTAAGAGACTAGTCACGTGATACTAGTGCTAGAGTATACAAGTGCTCGGAACCCTTTGGTGTTTATATCGTCTTTGTTTTATCTTGAAAGGTTTATATTCACCTCCTAGTTTTGATGTATGCATTTCCATTTTGGGCGGAAAGTGTTCTAGCTTGAATAACCATGTCCCCTTTGAAAACTTTCTGGATCTATCATTAGGTTTATGAAGTGCTACAGAAAAATAATATTACCGGCAGTCAACATAGATACACTATTAGTTTGTAAAGTCATCAAAGATATTCCAACCATATGCTCTAAGAGATATGTCGCTGAAATCGGAAACCATTTCATAAGTATACTTCTTGATCTATTAGAGATTCCAGTGTTGTGactaggttttaaatatttgtaagcaggggTCTGGGGCGGCAGTCCCTCCCCCCACCGAAGCTGAGGACatttttcgtaatatgtaataaaaatttaacgaaaatatttgtaagcacgtgcttACAGTGCTACAATGCTGCTACACCACTGGATCATTCCATATGATGACAGCCAATCTCTTCATTTTGCATTTTCGCTATATTTTCTAACATCATGAATCTAACGTTGTGCAAGACCGTAAATAGTAATAAAGTTTGAGTGAGGTAAGGAGTGGGAGGGGTTCACGGGAAACAGTCGGTCACTGTGTTGTGTACCATGAGAAGATGCAACGCACATCCTTTAACTACAAACGAATTGTGGGTGACGCGTTTTAATTAAAGATGAACTTAAGGTAGACACAGGAACATGGAGATTATGTAATATCTTATACAATGACTTGTGTGATGATTCGTGTGTTAGTGATTTTAAATTTCCCCCGTTCTAACGAATCCTTTATCCATATAGAGGAATATAATGTAATAATAATGCGAAGTACACCTAAAAACAATACATTGAAGTTACTAGTATATGAATTGATAATGAAGCATCAAACTTTGATATTCTCTATTTCGTTCGTCAGTTTAAGAATAGTTGCCCTACTCACCGTCATTGCTCCCAATGGATGTCCTAATCTCCTCAACCGTCATCACTTGTCAATTGTCGCTACGTAGAACTTTGTCGCGCACACTCTCATTTGCCTCGATTGTCGCTACACTGTACGAAGTTGTTGAGCTCAGACACGGTCTTACTTGCATCAATAGTTGTTATCGTGTTAATGCACTCGAATGAAGCCTTGCTCGCCTCAAAGAGCGTTTCGGCgctattgtacatgtagcatatttTATTGGTGATCATTGAAACTAGACTACATGGCAAAAcacaaattttataaaatgttcaaatgaatTACACTTTGGAAGTTTCTTCATCTACATTATCAGGATTTCAACTCATGCATGACGTAGAAAACATATAGACTGCCAGGTTGTCGAATTGTCGTTTTGAAATATCCAAATAGCAAGAAATGAAggagaaatttgaaatttacacttttgtATTTGTAGGAGGAGAAGGATGTCATCAATGGTATGTAGTAGAATGTTTCATTGTGTGTCGTTATTAGACAAAATACATGTGATAGACAGTTTTTAAAATGATCATTGAATAATCCAACCCATATTCTTTATTCActcaaataaacatatacagttCTTTTAGTACCTAACAATCAATAAGAGCATGCAATACATATAGCGAAAGAACGCTTGATTCTGGACGCTGCATAAGACATTTCACTTGTTATAATGTAGTTGCTGCCAAAAGACCTACAAGTGTTAGTTCTATCCGTCTTGGGCAGTCGCAGTTTGGGCCATCTAACGTAGTGGATGGGGTTACGGATTGCCCTTTGCTTGGCGGGTACCTTGCCATGACCAGGTTTCAAATAAGCCCATGGATCCAGGTTGATTTCGAGAGTCCAGTGGATGTGTTGAAAGTTTTGATTTTCGGAAGACAGGACTGCTGTTGTAAGTATCAATCATCTAGTGTCTGCCCGAATTCAGTGTCGCGTTTTCCGGTCGCTTTAATGTACAGTCAACCATGCCAAGATTGAATTTGACAAGTTCACCGGTATCCTGAAATGAAGCTAACTGGTAGTTGCTACAATAACAATTTCAATCATTTAATGCTAAGGTTAAAAGCTAAGATCAGGAAAAATAACACTGACTCCAGACAAATAATCTGCTCAGTGAGGCAACACTCAAACTCACGGATAAGTCTAATGGCAAAAGAGATGGCGGACAGATTTCCAATTTTTACACACAAGACGAAATTTCATAGcattattacatatgtataatcatTTGAAATATGATTGGTAAAAAAGAAgctgaaatatttaaaagaaaaacaaatacagACTGCGTCCGAAACAGCGATATGTACATTGAGATTAATATGAAAAGACACTCCTACTTAACATACTGTAATACCAACACAACTCCTAATCAACGATATACTCCCAGCAAGGTgtcagaaaaatgaaaaattccatATTTCTTGATCAAGGATTTTAAATTCGGATTTCAGGTGCCTGCTAACGCTTATTCGAGTTTTTTGTTGGGATGACAAATCGATAAGCAATATGCGTTCCTAAAGATTTGagtgatgtaaaaaaaaaaacctgacaaacaagttgatggtgcaaaggttccaacagtctcgtttaaaatcagcattgcgcaaattatatggtcgttataacgatatactttgtcaatataacctatcattgggttaaatgctgtctgaggtttcatgccgattgtaaggccgttcttgcacactggttttgactaggattaactttgtttacctgatcaagatataggactcacggcggatgtgaccggtcgaccggggatgcctactcctcctaggcacctgatcacacctctagTGTATctaagggtccgtgtttgcccaagtctccattttgtattggttataggagttatgagattgatcactgttcgttatcttcgcctttcattgaagataatttcattcatagaaacataatgtaaaacatttaaacgtTAACATTagtgaaaaaatgaaataaatagtTTTATCATTGTTCTTACAGACGAGAGACTTCACAACTTACACGTTTCTGTGCATGATGGTGTAACTTACCATGTTTGTGGCTATTACGATGGACCCCCTACGCAAAGGACCCACATCATGGTCTACTGTAAAAATATAATCCAAAGTCCACTGGTTGTCATCACATTAAATGGCGGTGGTCTGCAAAGTTTGGAACTTTGTGAAATGGCAGTTTTCGGACGATAAACAAGATTAATAGATTATTGGTATAAAAACCAGTATCATTTCGAGAGTTCCTAAAGACTGTATTTCAATACTAGCACCTACCAATGTACAGTAAGGTACTGTGTCTCCTCAACAAGGAACGGTAATTCTTTTAAGTCTCTTTGCAATATGTGATTTTTGTA belongs to Ostrea edulis chromosome 7, xbOstEdul1.1, whole genome shotgun sequence and includes:
- the LOC125654405 gene encoding uncharacterized protein LOC125654405 isoform X1, with amino-acid sequence MERVSYGLVMLLLSQYVHCQMTGNYLLSSLSGGISNHSKMFEDSVFGFSYIETLSKCLFVYFRYQNVYVLLGAEICKTGSPSGYQCRLLMNYKKQGYVATDPSNQDCQFLEMEEKDVINVAAKRPTSVSSIRLGQSQFGPSNVVDGVTDCPLLGGYLAMTRFQISPWIQVDFESPVDVLKVLIFGRQDCCYERLHNLHVSVHDGVTYHVCGYYDGPPTQRTHIMVYCKNIIQSPLVVITLNGGGLQSLELCEMAVFGR
- the LOC125654405 gene encoding pentraxin fusion protein-like isoform X2 — protein: MERNVYVLLGAEICKTGSPSGYQCRLLMNYKKQGYVATDPSNQDCQFLEMEEKDVINVAAKRPTSVSSIRLGQSQFGPSNVVDGVTDCPLLGGYLAMTRFQISPWIQVDFESPVDVLKVLIFGRQDCCYERLHNLHVSVHDGVTYHVCGYYDGPPTQRTHIMVYCKNIIQSPLVVITLNGGGLQSLELCEMAVFGR